The nucleotide sequence CAAGTGTCCAGGTCCATATAAAGAGTATTAGTTTAAAACAACAAACCAAACatacttaaatataaattatattgagCATAAATTCGATAATAAAAACTTCTTCGAAGAGACCTTAAAAGTAGTGATTTTTATGGgagaaaaagtgtataaaataaGGTCACTTCAGATGAATGTTGGTGAGTATCAGAAAATGCTGatacctatttttttaattttcagacaAGCTATGAACTGCACTTAAGTTATTTTACGTAATTTCTGTATACTGAAAATTTAAAAGGTTAAAAGGACAATATTCGTTTGGGGGTTAGGGGGGTGCGTGTTCTTAGTTAAATAACCAGTAAAAACTTGTTCGATATTTCAGTACTTCATCTTTCCTTtgaacacaaacaaaattttagtgctgttttagggaatttttttacaatgcaAAGAATAAGGGATATACCGGGTggtaaatttctttgttttggaAAGTTTATCAGCAAAAGAAAGgcataaaaatgaataataaaagtattaaaataatctgCTCTTCTATTTTCAAATGTGATCGAACAGGCGTTAAAGATGAAATGCAAACATTCGTTAGCAGCTGCTTGGAAAAACATTATATGAATAGAGATGCTTTAAATTTATGGAAGAATCAGTATTATAAGTGTAAAAAAGTTgagatagattttattaaatgaaacaaaaactagtttcatttaaaaattcacattttttgaattttgccttcttacttttcaaccaacctTTGTGAAATAAATCACAGCAAATACCTATAATTCAATAATTTCTCAGCATGGGTTTACTATTTCCCAAAATTGTTGAACTATTTATCGAGGCGTTTTTCTGAAACTAAAGCACATTCGAAAGttatgtttcttatttaattctattcgttttttatgataatatgtatatgtagtttggtcttctacaaaaaccatataaagccAAGTTTCAGCCTCcaagtaaattaaaatcaattgtatccaaaattttaaatttttaaaacaggatctttagaaaaatttcgagtatactgatttatagcccattgagttTTGGTATAACGAAATAGATATTTGAAGTAGCTCAAGTATCGCCtcgatttctttaaattttggagTATTTcttttatgaagaaaatgcaaaaagtcggcagcaaaaaaaaatgttaaaaatcaacCCGAATTTCGAGTTACTTAaaacttgtactttattataccaaattcAATGGGTATAAAACTCCATAGCTgaaactttattcaaaaatttactgattaaaaagttttaaattttgatgaaaatttgctgtatttttttaatacaattttttattcaaaagttttaaatgttgataaaaattttaagtacttttttctAGGTTTTCACAAAGTccgaaacttggatttatatgtatTGTACAATAAGTCTTAgacgaataaaataaataattataaaaaatattaaaactaaatagGAAACATCGAATGCAAAAAGCTTTGTTGGATAACATTTGTCTTGAAATGGCCCGGAGTAGATTGCTCTCTATTTTCAAGTTATACGCTAATGTTCATAATACCAAGCCACGTCGGTGTTTTAAGTGCCTTCAGAAGCCAGGAACTTTTCGCTAATCGACACGATTTTCTCTTCTAAGGGGAAAATTTAAAACCCGGCCCAGagtacacaaaataaaaattcgaagaCCTAATATTTAAAGGtcatcaaaataatataaattaagtgAATTTAAGTATCAGTTGGCGCACTTAATATTGTCAAGACTTACAATATATTCTGGTTCTCGTAGTGCGACAGGTTCTGAAACAAATTCTCTTCGTCATTTAcaagtgaaaatttgaagcgTCGAAGCTTCATGCCCGAGTACGCACGAGGCGAGAGTATTATTTTGAGCaaatagtttaaattaaaaaaatagacaaGGTTGCATTCGTCAATGCCTTCATAGCGTTGTAGTTTTCAGGATATCGAACTACGTCGATCTTCTCAATTCGATTTTTCAGCCAACACTTacgttgtgaaaaaaatttggtgtaATCAACAAAGTTTCTAGCTCTTATCCGTTTCTTCAGGAACAGAGgctcttcttctttattggtgattttggccgagtttaataaagcgcgctaatagtttctttctcgtgctaaccggcaccattTAGACACACCAAGTCCTTTCACCTCATCTTTCCAACATAGAGgtgaccttcctcttcctctgccaccaccagctggtactacatcgaatacttccagagtcggagcgtttgtatccattcggacgacatgacctagccgcTTGAAGTATACGTGAAAAggctcaaaaatatttctcagaaAGTTCTTCTGCATCATAGGTTAGAACGGGTATATTGAGAGCCTTATGAAGTGTTAGTTTTGCacacttgttgacaagagaaaccataaaagaagaatttacacataccatctttttgtcgattcTGAAGTTGCATTCGATagcacgaaaaggagttgcctatatgGCGCCatatctgaatttggtatccttcCAAAACAAGAGCAGAGCTACGCGGTTCTTAATTACAACAAAGCCTAATATTTTTATGTGCCATTGTGCAAGCGGTGTTACAGGTACCAAAGTACTTAAATGTTTCCAACTATTGTTGTTGTGACAACATAAAAATTATCCAAACATTTCGGAAAATGCTTCTGGAGTGACAATCTTTTGCTGGATATAAGGCCGGGCTGTTTCAATAATGCAGCACCAACTTTTTTCAGGAACGAGTTTTCCTTAATCGTGTCTGCTTTTAAAGAAAGAATAATCTCACAGCGAACaagcttttcaaatatttcaataaagaaATATCTGTTTGGTATTGAGCTCATAAACGCctcaatagttttatttttggatatacctaaagtttatttaaaaattcttttaatacaCAGTTTTGAAATGTACCTACAAAATTTGGATAAAGTGCATATTTGCCATGGCCAACCATCAAATATTGTTTAATTGAAAACTACATCTGTGGCTATAATTTTTTCACCATGCATATTCTTATAAATTTAAGGCATGTCTGTTAAATTTGGCATACACAAATTTTGAGTAATAATCCACTTTGATGCTTTTCGGGCGTCTGCAAAGCAATTCGGTGATCCAACAACAAATCAACAGGAGAATATAGTACACACACTGTAAAATTTCACGCGCAATATATAAACAATATTCGCAcctgaaatttttgcaaaacacaaaaaatttcgcAAATAAGCTGAAGAAAGTGCCCACACAAGTAATTCAGTTAAGCGAATTTCATTCGACTGCGAAAGACAGCAAACAAATTGGTGAGTTGGCGTTATTCGTATGAGCTCATATTGGCTATAAgtgaaagaaattgaaattattgaaaattgtcTATAACTAGCAAGAATAAACAATATATCTGTAAAATCAAATTCCGCGAATTTGCACAGagctatacctacatacaaggtggcgcaaaattaaccaccctatcggaagatttctaatttttgcaagtggtgtcgtacgtcaatcaaatttgacacttgtgaactggacaGCTTGGCCAAACAAATAGACAACCAATGGAACGCGTAAAGATGAAAATaacatttccatcactcaaaatcattttttgtatttcgtaaaaaagtaaagttatttaatttagtgttgcgccaccttatacacACTCACACAAGACAGCGCAAAGCTACAAtatctaaaataaaaacttcaattgtcttattttattttctctttgtcATATGCATACTTATCTGTATACGTACGTGTCtttttcatcagatttttgctCATTTGCACTTCACCGCCACTTTCGTTCAACAGGGAAAAGTGTGGCAAGCAAACGAAaaactataacaaaaataaaaataaagtagaataatgaaaaaataaaaatatattgaaaaaccaGCAGATATATTCACCATAGCAGTGGCAAAAATAGCACAAATGTCGTGCGAGGAGGCGGTGTGATCACTCGATAGCTTTAGATCAGCAGCGCACGAGCACATCTTTGGCTCAAACTCGCACCGTGATGCTTCACACACGATCGCTATGTGTCTGTAAACATTctcattgaaattttaattttgtatcattgtataaaaatatgctcGCAAAGCACTCATACCAAGTTTATGTACTTATTGTAGCCGTTAGGAAATTTCAATTGCATGCGATAAGAAATTGGActtcaattttcaataaatggaGCCCCACTTCTGAAAATTAGTGCGAAATCCATTCTTATATGTAGGCGCGCAGCCAAACCAGGAATTTCGCATATAGTAAGTTCATGTTAATCCTATTACTTTCATATCAAGCAGAATGATATGTTGGGAAATTTTCTCTAGACAATTTCTTAATGCCAATAGTTGAGAAAAAAACGACCATAAGcacaattttactttttatggtgATCAATCCACCCGTTTTATTACTGATTAACTACTATCTGACTCAGTCGCTCATTATGGCATTGATAGCGGAACTTTagctgatttttgttttgattatgtTAAAGTTGTAATTGttctaaaaaatttggttttgatgtATCATGAAATTTGCACCAAGAGCCATACAAAACTTTCAAagtattcaaaatattaaatacagctTTTGGTTATATTAGTTTGGTGGAAAAGGAATCCGTTAGTTTTGCATagtatttttgcgcaaatggtttaaaactgtttcattGGCGATGCGACGACTATTAACATGCCGGTctaattcaattatttcttatCGAACTTTTCAACATTATCGAcgtttttttaacattgaaAATGCATGAACGCAATCAACAAAATCAAAAGTGCACGTTACAGTCTCGGCACCATAGACATCATTCGCAATTTTAGCGGCCAGgctgcatttttgcctttatcaaagaaaaactgaaaaatgtactaaattttctctttgttgacttccattgttaacaccctttaACTCACAACTGATTAGAACAAACAAAACATAGGAAACGAATATTTCTAATGTGAAATGTCACcctgacaacgagcataaactttaaattgtttgatcgatactttatgagatatcgatcacttaAGCCATCTACCGAAAAAAAATGGTggatttttttcccccaaactaatattttaggTTATTTGACATTATGAGACATCTTCTTTTAAAAACCGTAACTTAGAAGCATGAAATAAAGTTGCTTAAGTAGCGAATAAACATCACTCACCTTTGAGaggaaagtttttttctaatatcgagtgtatttctgccataaaaaagctcctttcaaaaaagctattttcatatatctgccgtttgaaATCGccattgtggaaaaacatcaagacgaacggcacaaataggaggaggagcacggccaaccaaccaaaacgggtgtaaagtgtaaatatgcaaaattttgaattgaacaTCTCaggcaaattctttatctttaAACTTATTAGGAATTTAGCGAATTCGAATGTCTGGATTCGGATGTAGCAATTTATCTAAAAAGGTAATTTTGGTTATTGGTGTCAAATTTTATCAGAGAATAAAGAGCAGTTCTAAaatcatttaattgttttaaataatactcattaaaaacctttaaatatAATTCACTTTTATCAGTTGtctatttttgtgttcggtTGGCAACTAACCTGCAGCCTTTATGCCTCCGTTAAGCTTAAATCGAAGTTAGCTATTAAACAGTTACAAACCGGAGATTGAGACAACTACATATTACATAGACAACCTCTGGTTAAGTACTGTTCAATTGCCTCAGAACTGCAATCTAAACAACTTTATTAAAATGCTAAATAAATAGAGTTAAATAATGCTAAACAaaacttttctttataaaattatttttatttttttattaattttttattgtctaAGCAGAACATTAGTCACTATTTCCACTTGGGGCTCTACTAATCTGTCTGTTATTTCTTCGACACATCTGCAGCTGCTATAATTTCTAGTCACACACAATCTGCTGCTGTCTATTACATACCTATATGCAAAATACTCAATTCGCGTGTATCTACAAGATACTCAAACTCAACGTGAACACATACAGTAGTTGTGGTGTACGATCACAACCACTACATATGCAACATGAAAATTTTGAACATCTAATTTCGATGCGGCGCACGATAGAAGATTTGCCTCAACTCACAACGATTCGCCACCTCAATTCGATACGACAATTTTAACGAAATTCGACCAAAAATCGAGCCGCGCGCGCTAAGTGCATCGCCGCTGCAAGAACAACCGCAGTTTAGCAattcgtacatatatacatatattagcaacgaaatatttaaatgaatttttattctcattttttcacAACTTAATGGAAAATAGATTtattaattcataaatttttggaaatacatAACAACAAATAACCAATTAAAGCGCATAAACGAAATAACAAAACCTAAACTAATACCATTCGAATAaatcacaaacaagaaaaaaaaagaatttaatcaAGAAAGATAAATAAAGTCAAAGGAATTTTTCTCTGAAACTCACGCAACCACAGAAAGCAGTAAATTtcattcacacacatacatgaatTTGCTGAAAAGCTGAAAAAATTCGACGAGCAAAATCATTTTGGATTGCAAATTCAATAGCCAAAATTCAGTTATCAAAAGAATTTGTGATTTGTGGTAACGTGTACAATCTCTACTTTATATACTATTACTATCTCTACACTACTCTACAccagtttttgttatattaaagaCTTAGTTGAATATtaatcatatttttcatgaatttatagttaaagtttattttaaattaaattttttgtatatttttagagaaaaagtttataaatattgtgcttattttttgagttattaCCCCTGTTGCACTTTAAATAGAGGAGCTTGTGCAGAAATTTATTacacttaaaaaaagaaacaacaaaaacaagaaaaacaaacagaaagcaaaaaaatcaaaaaactttaaatttatttaaaaaaaatacataaatttagcAAAACAGTAATTTTTAACAACAAAGTTAAAACTTTTAGTGAGAAAAAATGGTTTCACAGTGGCAATTAAtcaatcaaaattataaaaatatggacgGTAATTTTtcctaaagcaaaaaaatgtgtacatatgtttgcatactGCACGTGTTTCATGTTCTACATACAAATCGCTGTGTACATAAGCATATAAGTATTATCAATACATAActacatgcaaaataaatattaaattgcagcaataagcaaataattataaaaaaatataaaataaaattgcattaaaaatagttaaaaaataaaaaaaattgcttgttataatcaaaaaaaaaaactcccctaaagtaatatgaaaaaatagagcatttaaaattatattcccTCTTCAATCATGAGACATCCATTTAACTATAAGTAAGATGCGCCCGGCCCACAAATCTGTGCCGTCGTTTCCTCGCGTGCATCTCCTGCTTCACCTTCGCCACTCGCTCGCAGCTATCCCCTGATTGGTACTGTGTGGTGACGTGCAGCTCATCTTTTTCGACGTTCCActtctgaaaatttatttatttcgctcATTTCACATATTAAGAAAAAGTCATATGAACATACATTAATGTTTGTAAAGGCATATAAAAGAACTAGATTTATACAATTCctaccaccaccaccatcaaCCGCACCATATAAAAATctgttattcaaaaattatatctCTTTAGCAGCGGATGCTTGTTTGTTGTCGtcaaaattatcaatatttttagtAGGTAGTTGGGGAAATATAATATGAGCACACAAATCATTTCCATCTatgcatacttacatgcatatatgcacataagtatttataataGAGAGAATATGAGCATAAAATTTGTCAACTAATATTTAACACAAAAAGTATTTCGAAGCGAAAAACTGTGCCAAAATATTGTAGCATTCTTATGGATGCTCGCAAGTCAAATGAAATTCCATTTTAGCTATACAAGCCGACtaaaaaacaacttaaaaaaaatgcatagttAATGATCTCCAAAAATAACGATTTCAGCTTCTTACGGTATTTGCAATGTATATAAAAAGGAAtttggaaataagtttaaaaaaaaaacttgaatttttaaaacacaaaGAAGTCATGTAGCAAATACCCTTGGTTGCAGGCTCAcagtattatttttatgaaatttcatgTATCAATATTACTATTATACAATTCGGagcacttgaaatttttttaccagtATGGACGTATGTTGTAAATAGGTATATGCACTGGTGcccacataattaagtcacatCATCTTCATACAATactcgcaatatttttcatgctaaaattttataaatatataagtcatctttttaaaatataatttaaagtcaAACttccaaactttgtgcaaaattctcaaaaatttagcaagtttcaaaaaatttccatttaattttaaactttttagtcaAATTTGTTAGAAAACTTCTAGGTACGATCTGATAAAGCGGAAATTCGAAGCCGGTCAAAAATCGTATTATTTTTAGTGAATTTTCTAATTCAATATTCAGAATTTCCTTCCATATCTCCAGAAGTTCTAataagtttttgtaaatttcccgcatgtcttttattattattagggcAGGATTGAGCACCGCGACCTAAAAAGTCTATTGTGCCTCCTTCATTGAActcagagtatttctctgagtGCAACTTTTCTAATACATTTTAGCATTTGTcctatttaattgaattttatttccttttatgaTCAAATATGTTTAACCAGGTTTTTATGCCGCTTAGTCATCATCATTCCTCCCTACCTGCAAGTGTCATTGGAGTATAATCCCAGATTAGTAAGATGATAATTCAATCTGCAATGCGCAGTTGGAATTCCTGtgatgattctaaaattattcttatttaattctatAATGTAATCTTTAAATCGATTTACGTTAAAACTATCTATCATTTACTTTGGTTACGTTAAACgtctttgtattttttctacttctTGCGTAAACGAGGATAAGTTACAGAAGTTACCCTTTCTTCGGCCTCAAAATAAATCTAGGCCAATAATGGAGAGGTCGCCTCTTTCCTTGTTAATTTGCCGATTTGTTCGCAGTCCGTGTCCTCTGTGCCATGTTAGCATATTTTGCATTATGtcgaaggttttaaataatcctGCCCAAGTCTTTTCATTGCCCAGTTCAGTCTTGAGTGGCTTAACTAAATTGAATATCGGTAGCATCATGTCCGATTG is from Anastrepha ludens isolate Willacy chromosome 4, idAnaLude1.1, whole genome shotgun sequence and encodes:
- the LOC128862146 gene encoding uncharacterized protein LOC128862146 isoform X1 — protein: MCSCAADLKLSSDHTASSHDICAIFATAMFFVCLPHFSLLNESGGEVQMSKNLMKKTRTYTDNQYELIRITPTHQFVCCLSQSNEIRLTELLVWALSSAYLRNFLCFAKISGANIVYILRVKFYSVCTIFSC
- the LOC128862146 gene encoding uncharacterized protein LOC128862146 isoform X2; this encodes MCSCAADLKLSSDHTASSHDICAIFATAMFFVCLPHFSLLNESGGEVQMSKNLMKKTPNMSSYE